From Rhizobium favelukesii, the proteins below share one genomic window:
- a CDS encoding efflux transporter outer membrane subunit: MRRYAILAALSVLSGCVSGPDHVPPEMPLPAKFSEGGAKNIGDVSTAAWWTAYRDTRLNGLVVDGLNENLTVQQALERINAAAGGVTVAGAGSLPSLLVGASHTTSGSMGERRTASGATNISGGEANVSWLLDLFGQYRRSKESAQASLDAAYSSADVAKLTYLQDLVNSYIDLRFFQERLALSRANLKSRKETYQLTQFQLEAGAASRLDVVQAEGLVQSTQAEIPGLETNIRVAAHHIATLLGQPAGSLLGELLKAAPQPIFRGGIASGIPADLIRNRPDIRVAERNLAAATANIGVAISQLYPTITLSGSISPTYVKPAGFSGGSLTTWSFGPTLTLPIFDGGQLRANVDIAKSDAKTQYLAWKQTVLTAVEEVENALSAVRRDAQTVEALRAQVKTTQETLELSTASYKDGASSLLDVLDAQRQVSLAQASLAASIQQMAKDYVSLNVAIGGGYNPGAPRTTAPPKAS; the protein is encoded by the coding sequence ATGCGCCGATATGCAATCCTTGCCGCACTGTCTGTTCTGTCGGGCTGTGTGAGTGGCCCGGACCATGTTCCCCCGGAGATGCCGCTTCCGGCGAAGTTCAGCGAGGGCGGCGCCAAGAACATCGGCGACGTGTCGACGGCGGCCTGGTGGACGGCCTATCGCGACACCCGGCTGAACGGTCTGGTGGTTGACGGGCTGAACGAGAACCTTACGGTTCAGCAGGCGCTGGAGCGCATCAATGCGGCTGCCGGCGGCGTCACCGTTGCCGGGGCCGGCTCGCTGCCGAGCCTGTTGGTCGGCGCCAGCCACACCACCAGCGGCAGCATGGGCGAGCGCCGCACGGCGAGCGGCGCCACCAACATCAGCGGCGGCGAAGCCAACGTCTCCTGGCTGCTCGACCTGTTCGGCCAGTACCGGCGCTCGAAGGAAAGCGCCCAGGCGAGCCTCGATGCCGCCTATTCCAGCGCCGACGTCGCCAAGCTCACCTATCTGCAGGACCTGGTGAACTCCTACATCGACCTGCGCTTCTTCCAGGAGCGCCTGGCGCTGTCGCGCGCCAACCTGAAGTCGCGCAAGGAAACCTACCAGCTGACCCAGTTCCAGCTCGAAGCCGGTGCCGCCTCGCGCCTCGACGTCGTCCAGGCCGAAGGTCTGGTGCAGTCGACGCAGGCCGAAATCCCCGGGCTGGAGACCAATATCCGCGTCGCCGCCCACCACATTGCCACGCTGCTCGGCCAGCCGGCCGGCTCGCTGCTCGGCGAGCTGTTGAAGGCCGCGCCGCAGCCGATCTTCCGCGGCGGCATCGCCTCCGGCATCCCGGCCGACCTGATCCGCAACCGGCCCGACATTCGCGTTGCCGAGCGCAATCTGGCGGCGGCTACCGCCAATATCGGCGTCGCCATCTCGCAGCTCTACCCGACGATCACCCTGTCGGGCTCGATCTCGCCGACCTATGTCAAGCCGGCCGGCTTCTCCGGCGGCAGCCTGACCACCTGGTCGTTCGGCCCGACCCTGACGCTGCCGATCTTCGACGGCGGTCAACTGCGCGCCAATGTCGACATCGCCAAGTCCGATGCCAAGACGCAGTATCTGGCCTGGAAGCAGACGGTGCTGACTGCTGTCGAAGAGGTCGAGAACGCCCTGTCGGCGGTGCGCCGCGACGCCCAGACGGTGGAAGCGCTGCGCGCCCAGGTCAAGACGACCCAGGAAACCCTGGAACTGTCGACCGCCAGCTACAAGGACGGCGCCTCCTCGCTGCTCGACGTGCTCGATGCGCAGCGCCAGGTATCGCTGGCCCAGGCGAGCCTGGCCGCCTCCATCCAGCAGATGGCCAAGGACTATGTCTCCCTCAACGTCGCCATCGGCGGCGGCTACAATCCGGGCGCACCCAGAACCACCGCGCCGCCAAAGGCAAGCTGA
- a CDS encoding group II truncated hemoglobin, translating to MTEKVITLYEAIGGGAAVRALAHRFYELMDTLPEAHHVRAVHPPSLDGSQEKFYEYLTGYFGGPPLYTDKRGHPRLRSRHFVAKIGPVERDEWLLCFRRALEETIANPKLREIILPPIERLAYHMQNKE from the coding sequence GTGACGGAAAAAGTCATTACCCTTTACGAGGCAATTGGCGGCGGCGCGGCCGTGCGTGCGCTGGCGCACCGCTTCTATGAGCTGATGGATACGCTGCCCGAGGCCCACCATGTCCGCGCCGTCCATCCGCCATCACTGGACGGCAGCCAGGAGAAATTCTACGAATACCTGACAGGGTATTTCGGCGGCCCACCGCTCTACACCGACAAGCGCGGCCATCCACGCCTCAGAAGCCGACATTTCGTTGCCAAGATCGGTCCCGTGGAACGCGACGAATGGCTGCTCTGCTTTCGCCGCGCACTTGAGGAAACCATCGCCAATCCGAAGCTGCGCGAGATCATCCTGCCGCCCATCGAACGGCTCGCATATCACATGCAGAACAAGGAATAG
- a CDS encoding DUF2325 domain-containing protein, which yields MARKTKKGSNREIRVNANIETVQEASGRSKLDGRSFLYVGGRDCQVAHLRQIASNFGAELIHHDGGLREAVSRIDTVLPSVDCVFCPIDCISHDACLRVKTGCKKFGKAFIPLRNGSKSSLERALQTMNERDNSR from the coding sequence ATGGCTCGAAAGACGAAGAAGGGTTCCAACCGCGAGATCCGCGTCAATGCGAATATCGAGACGGTTCAGGAAGCGTCCGGGCGGTCCAAACTTGATGGACGCAGTTTCCTGTATGTCGGCGGACGGGACTGCCAGGTGGCGCATCTTCGCCAGATCGCAAGCAACTTTGGGGCAGAGCTGATCCACCACGACGGTGGTTTGCGCGAGGCCGTCTCCCGCATCGATACCGTGCTTCCCTCGGTCGACTGCGTCTTTTGCCCGATCGACTGTATCAGCCACGATGCCTGCCTGCGCGTGAAGACGGGCTGCAAGAAATTCGGCAAGGCTTTCATTCCGCTTCGAAACGGCAGCAAGTCCAGTCTGGAACGCGCGCTGCAGACAATGAACGAACGAGACAATTCCCGATGA
- a CDS encoding TetR/AcrR family transcriptional regulator has product MSLAHHRRKQPLIVRQQLLDVAARLTMEHGMAAVTLDAVSGASGVSKGGLLHHFPTKNALLDALFESLLDRFDADINDRMREDPVPHGRFSRVYLRAVADLRESSDEAAHWAQVTVALLAEPRLRHRWRAWVQERTEEYVGTDSSVDAQIVRFAADGLWLADMLGSHDNGGDRHALIARLVELTNK; this is encoded by the coding sequence ATGTCACTCGCTCATCATCGCCGCAAACAGCCTCTCATTGTGCGCCAGCAGTTGCTGGATGTGGCCGCTCGCCTGACGATGGAGCACGGTATGGCTGCTGTGACACTGGATGCCGTGTCCGGCGCCTCAGGGGTCAGCAAGGGCGGACTGTTGCACCACTTCCCGACGAAGAATGCGCTGCTGGATGCCCTTTTCGAAAGCCTCCTGGATCGTTTTGACGCTGATATCAATGATCGCATGCGTGAAGACCCGGTGCCGCATGGCCGTTTCAGCAGGGTCTATCTGCGTGCCGTCGCCGATCTCAGGGAGAGTTCCGACGAGGCGGCCCATTGGGCTCAGGTCACGGTCGCGTTGCTTGCTGAGCCACGGCTTCGGCATCGCTGGCGCGCGTGGGTGCAGGAGCGGACGGAGGAATACGTCGGCACGGATTCGTCCGTCGATGCGCAGATCGTTCGGTTTGCGGCTGACGGCCTCTGGCTTGCCGACATGCTCGGCAGCCATGACAACGGCGGCGATCGGCATGCGCTGATTGCCCGTCTCGTCGAACTCACCAACAAGTAG
- a CDS encoding TonB family protein: MAVSAKSKSRVILVEEPVADSGMNDNNPGMHPGHELSDLRNVPRQPAAEVSIHYARLALIESFPQDPQSASNTVTAAPSMDASVEKDESARPHQRHAVMACLSSLACHVAVIAILVVGFVVTPHDPVEEAGEVVSVIILGDSEADQAAAGEKAEEPPPEEIVAETVQTQTVQPTAMMPTETEPKEPVAVAPAQEVTRVSPENVVAAQSEVLTSLSPAETSVVQPMATEVPPEVPAETPPVAQAAPQEVKPVQPMETAAVAPQPDKPTLEPKPKAQKPVKKPVEKKEPPKKAKPSAGSGGENKQDSKKGLVDGTETATSSQNSRGAGNSGGAGSAVVANYPGKVRSRVLRALRVPSALKREPASVSLSLTIVSSGALSSVRVARSSGNPQLDQVTVDAVHRAAPFQPLPAGKPAWSFTLPFQVGGR; encoded by the coding sequence ATGGCAGTTTCAGCAAAATCCAAATCGAGAGTCATTCTCGTTGAGGAGCCGGTCGCCGACAGCGGAATGAACGACAACAATCCCGGCATGCATCCCGGGCATGAATTGTCGGATCTTCGTAACGTGCCGCGCCAGCCGGCCGCCGAGGTCTCCATCCACTACGCCCGCCTGGCATTGATTGAATCCTTCCCGCAGGATCCGCAGAGTGCGAGCAACACCGTCACTGCCGCGCCATCGATGGATGCCAGCGTCGAAAAGGATGAGAGCGCAAGACCACATCAGCGTCATGCGGTGATGGCTTGTCTCAGCTCTCTTGCTTGCCATGTGGCTGTCATCGCGATCCTGGTCGTCGGGTTCGTGGTCACACCACACGATCCGGTTGAAGAGGCCGGCGAGGTGGTGAGTGTTATTATCCTTGGCGATTCAGAGGCGGACCAGGCGGCCGCAGGCGAAAAAGCTGAAGAGCCACCGCCTGAGGAGATCGTGGCCGAGACCGTTCAGACGCAGACTGTGCAGCCGACTGCGATGATGCCGACGGAGACAGAGCCCAAAGAACCGGTGGCTGTTGCGCCGGCGCAAGAGGTCACGCGCGTTTCCCCGGAAAACGTCGTTGCCGCGCAATCCGAAGTCCTGACCTCGCTATCGCCTGCCGAGACATCCGTGGTGCAGCCGATGGCGACCGAAGTGCCGCCGGAGGTTCCTGCCGAGACGCCTCCCGTTGCCCAGGCCGCACCGCAGGAGGTTAAGCCGGTCCAGCCGATGGAAACAGCGGCGGTCGCTCCGCAACCGGATAAGCCGACGCTTGAACCCAAGCCGAAGGCGCAAAAGCCTGTCAAAAAGCCGGTCGAGAAGAAGGAGCCGCCGAAGAAGGCAAAACCATCTGCGGGGTCGGGCGGTGAAAACAAGCAGGACTCCAAGAAGGGATTGGTGGACGGAACGGAAACGGCAACGTCGAGCCAGAACTCGCGCGGCGCTGGCAACAGCGGCGGTGCAGGTAGTGCGGTTGTCGCCAACTATCCCGGCAAAGTGCGGTCCCGCGTTCTCCGTGCGCTTAGGGTTCCCTCCGCGCTAAAGCGCGAGCCAGCGAGCGTCTCGCTTAGCCTGACAATCGTTTCCTCAGGCGCCTTGAGCAGCGTTAGAGTCGCGCGAAGCTCGGGAAACCCGCAGCTGGATCAAGTGACTGTCGATGCCGTCCACCGCGCCGCACCGTTTCAGCCGCTGCCCGCGGGAAAACCGGCTTGGTCGTTTACTCTCCCGTTTCAGGTTGGGGGGCGCTGA
- a CDS encoding antibiotic biosynthesis monooxygenase family protein, whose translation MYIAMNRFKAAIGSEASFEDVWRNRDSSLSQVPGFVEFRLLRGRTNTQEDYTLFSSHTLWQSEEDFVNWTKSENFRAAHRSAGERMAMYKGPPVFEGFNVVAGI comes from the coding sequence ATGTATATTGCGATGAACCGCTTCAAGGCTGCGATCGGATCGGAGGCATCCTTCGAGGATGTCTGGCGCAATCGCGATTCCAGCCTCTCGCAGGTTCCAGGCTTCGTCGAGTTCCGCCTGCTGCGGGGCAGGACGAATACGCAGGAGGATTACACGCTGTTTTCCTCGCACACCCTCTGGCAGAGCGAGGAGGACTTCGTGAACTGGACGAAGTCCGAAAACTTTCGCGCCGCACACCGCAGTGCCGGTGAGCGCATGGCAATGTACAAGGGGCCGCCGGTTTTCGAAGGCTTCAACGTCGTGGCCGGCATCTGA
- a CDS encoding aspartyl/asparaginyl beta-hydroxylase domain-containing protein produces MTDGTADADLSENPSATKGQSFNTAGIAPMDRPSAITRFFMGIVAWAEKLNFRYAELGNPPVYDTTTFPWAAEMEKAWPQIRSELDRVLVRQSELPTFQDISTDVKTITSDSGWKTFFLVGFGVTSQQNIKACPQTWEAVQKIPGLKTAMFSIFEPGKHLPAHRGPYNGVLRLHLGIIVPEPSDKLAIRVKDQICHWQEGKVLIFDDAYEHEAWNHTDKTRVVLFVDFVKPLKFPASFVNWVLMNLAVFTPFIREGLDKHKEWEKKFYAEAEAFRNRPQN; encoded by the coding sequence ATGACCGACGGTACCGCTGACGCAGACCTTTCTGAAAATCCATCCGCAACCAAGGGCCAATCCTTTAACACTGCCGGCATCGCGCCGATGGATCGGCCGAGCGCGATCACGCGCTTCTTCATGGGTATCGTCGCATGGGCCGAAAAGCTGAACTTCAGATATGCCGAGCTCGGCAATCCGCCGGTCTATGATACCACGACGTTCCCCTGGGCCGCCGAGATGGAGAAGGCGTGGCCGCAGATCCGGTCCGAACTGGACCGTGTGCTCGTGCGGCAGAGCGAACTGCCGACATTCCAGGACATCTCGACTGACGTGAAGACGATTACAAGTGATAGCGGCTGGAAGACATTCTTCCTCGTCGGGTTCGGTGTGACGTCGCAACAGAACATCAAGGCGTGCCCGCAAACCTGGGAGGCGGTGCAAAAGATACCGGGATTGAAAACCGCCATGTTCTCGATCTTCGAGCCCGGCAAACACCTGCCGGCGCATCGCGGACCTTACAATGGCGTGCTTCGCCTGCATCTCGGCATAATCGTACCGGAACCGTCGGACAAGCTTGCTATCCGGGTGAAGGACCAGATCTGCCACTGGCAGGAGGGAAAAGTCCTGATCTTTGATGATGCTTATGAGCACGAGGCCTGGAACCACACCGACAAGACGCGCGTGGTGCTCTTTGTCGACTTCGTGAAGCCTTTGAAGTTCCCGGCCAGCTTCGTCAATTGGGTGCTGATGAACCTCGCCGTGTTCACGCCCTTCATTCGTGAGGGGCTGGATAAGCACAAGGAATGGGAAAAGAAGTTCTACGCGGAAGCGGAAGCCTTCAGAAACAGACCGCAGAATTAA
- a CDS encoding DUF423 domain-containing protein: protein MTLNARIAPLLYLFAGLFGFAGVALAAAAAHGGDDAHLVASASAMCLAHGPTLLALAIGAEKLRTAWLAGILIGAGTLLFAGDLVALRYAGSGLFPMAAPTGGFAMMFGWLAIAVGAFIRRG, encoded by the coding sequence ATGACGCTGAACGCGCGTATTGCGCCGCTACTTTATCTGTTTGCCGGCCTGTTCGGCTTTGCCGGCGTGGCGCTGGCGGCTGCCGCAGCGCATGGCGGCGACGACGCGCATCTCGTCGCTTCGGCCTCGGCAATGTGCCTGGCGCACGGTCCTACCCTGCTTGCCCTTGCCATCGGCGCCGAGAAGCTGAGGACCGCATGGCTTGCCGGCATACTGATAGGTGCTGGTACACTTCTGTTTGCCGGCGATCTCGTCGCTTTGCGCTATGCGGGTTCCGGTTTGTTTCCGATGGCCGCACCCACGGGCGGATTTGCCATGATGTTCGGCTGGCTGGCGATCGCGGTGGGCGCCTTCATCCGCCGAGGCTGA
- a CDS encoding SMR family transporter, giving the protein MAPAVVYALLFAAIALEVIGTTALQLSQQFTRVGPTAVLVICYAAAFYCLSITLKVIPVGIAYAIWSALGIVLISAVGLIYFKQRLDAPAIIGLGLIVVGVLVVNLFSKSVSH; this is encoded by the coding sequence ATGGCTCCCGCTGTCGTCTACGCGCTGCTCTTTGCTGCGATCGCGCTGGAGGTCATTGGCACGACGGCGCTGCAATTGTCGCAGCAGTTCACCCGCGTCGGGCCGACGGCTGTTCTGGTCATCTGCTACGCTGCCGCGTTCTATTGCCTGTCGATAACGCTGAAGGTCATTCCCGTCGGCATCGCCTATGCAATCTGGAGCGCGCTCGGCATCGTGCTGATTTCCGCTGTCGGCCTCATCTATTTCAAGCAGCGGCTCGATGCGCCGGCGATCATCGGGCTGGGGCTGATCGTCGTCGGCGTGCTGGTGGTCAATCTTTTCTCAAAATCCGTCTCCCATTGA
- the hemP gene encoding hemin uptake protein HemP, which translates to MMVEKPDTFRHASLQREPTAEMRVLESADIFRGATEIMIRHDGVVYRMKITRQGKLILNK; encoded by the coding sequence ATGATGGTTGAGAAGCCAGATACCTTTCGTCACGCGTCGCTGCAGCGCGAACCAACGGCAGAAATGCGCGTTTTGGAAAGTGCAGACATTTTTCGCGGAGCGACCGAGATCATGATCCGTCACGATGGCGTGGTCTACCGCATGAAAATCACCCGTCAGGGCAAACTCATTCTCAATAAGTAG
- a CDS encoding MarR family winged helix-turn-helix transcriptional regulator, producing MTTNLKQTWAEFAPLLMICGRGWRRALNAVLTEHSLSDASAAPLIALLRHGDRIPQGVLAERVGVEGPTLVRVLDSLENDGLICRVPDEADRRIKLVQLTGGGTAVAERAESCAAELRAQILGDLDPEQVEAALEVLRAIAAKTATLSGIQENDE from the coding sequence ATGACGACGAATCTGAAACAAACGTGGGCCGAGTTCGCACCCTTGCTTATGATCTGTGGGCGCGGGTGGCGCCGGGCTTTGAACGCCGTGCTGACCGAGCACAGCCTGTCTGACGCGAGCGCTGCACCCTTGATAGCGCTGCTTCGACATGGCGACCGGATACCGCAGGGCGTTCTGGCCGAAAGGGTCGGTGTGGAAGGCCCGACCCTTGTGCGAGTTCTCGACAGTTTGGAAAATGACGGCTTGATCTGCCGGGTTCCGGATGAGGCGGACCGGCGCATCAAGCTGGTGCAACTCACCGGAGGAGGCACAGCGGTCGCCGAGCGCGCCGAGAGCTGTGCGGCGGAGCTGCGAGCACAGATCCTTGGCGACCTTGATCCTGAACAGGTCGAGGCCGCCCTGGAGGTCCTGCGCGCCATCGCGGCGAAGACCGCGACGTTATCCGGAATACAGGAAAATGACGAGTAG
- a CDS encoding FUSC family protein — protein MTSSKNTIDPSLGDVVFSIKTFAAAMLALGIALCFDLTNPYWAVGTVYIVAHPLSGASTSKALYRLIGTALGGTVTVILIPNLVNSPELLTLAIALWMAFCLGVSLLDRTPRSYSFMLAGYTTALTGFPIVANPDTAFTYATARVEEIALGIICAAVVNRIFFPRHAGPVLAARINAWLRDGAELAIGTLNGRGRDPSLLAAARRLAADAVDLHSFTTHVAYDTSALRDIVGRTRMLQQRMVAMLPIVSGLADVLHALEKATAGKFTPAIAALVSEATALLESGAPLAEDKRQQFLALRAKAEEEGREQQEWNGLLAHNLTARIRDLVQIWGDCLSLRQDIGSGSHHDLRWRRFGTSFDRAPIHKDYGMAIHSGLSVMLATFIATALWIYTGWPQGSAAAMMAGVLCCIFSSMDDPAPMMIKFVNVAIVTVIAAFVFEYGLMPLIHSYVELAAALGLMLVPAGLLMTRPSLALYGMGFCVNLPNMLTLQDRLNLDLASFVNSNGAMIIGMVIACGTTVLVRSVGAEWTAYRLLRSGWTDIVAAARRPEEVDFTKLLYRMVDRLGLVAPRLAMIPAESAIAQTDILRDLRNGLNTLDLQRHKQLVSRDKREPIETVLSGIAAHYQRKQQSRDAQPDENLLKTLDQSLAALVGAGSSSAIEGARRSMTALRYTLYPDAACLPQIAAAGGGGRTAKEHAA, from the coding sequence ATGACGAGTAGCAAGAACACGATCGATCCCAGCCTGGGAGACGTCGTTTTTTCCATCAAGACCTTCGCGGCGGCGATGCTCGCACTTGGCATTGCGCTTTGCTTCGACCTGACGAATCCCTATTGGGCGGTGGGCACGGTTTACATCGTTGCCCATCCCCTGTCGGGTGCCAGCACGTCGAAGGCGCTCTATCGCCTGATCGGTACCGCGCTCGGCGGAACCGTTACGGTGATCCTGATCCCGAACCTCGTCAATTCGCCGGAACTGCTGACGCTCGCGATCGCGCTGTGGATGGCCTTTTGCCTTGGCGTCAGCCTGCTCGACCGGACACCGCGCAGCTACAGTTTCATGCTCGCCGGATATACGACCGCTCTGACCGGCTTCCCGATTGTCGCAAACCCGGATACCGCTTTCACCTATGCAACTGCCCGCGTCGAGGAAATCGCGCTCGGCATCATCTGTGCGGCGGTCGTCAATCGCATTTTCTTTCCCAGGCATGCCGGGCCGGTTCTGGCTGCTCGCATCAATGCGTGGCTGCGCGATGGCGCCGAACTCGCGATCGGCACGCTGAACGGCAGGGGACGGGATCCCTCGCTTCTGGCCGCTGCCCGCCGGCTCGCTGCCGATGCGGTCGATCTCCACAGCTTTACCACCCACGTCGCTTATGACACTTCGGCGCTGCGCGATATCGTCGGTCGCACCAGAATGTTGCAGCAGCGCATGGTCGCGATGCTGCCGATTGTTTCGGGTTTGGCCGACGTGCTGCACGCGCTCGAGAAGGCAACGGCGGGCAAATTCACGCCTGCCATTGCTGCACTGGTAAGCGAAGCCACGGCACTGCTTGAAAGCGGCGCGCCCCTTGCCGAGGACAAGCGCCAGCAGTTCCTTGCCCTGAGGGCGAAGGCCGAGGAGGAGGGGCGCGAACAACAGGAGTGGAACGGGCTGCTTGCTCATAATCTCACCGCCCGCATCCGCGATCTCGTGCAGATATGGGGAGACTGTCTCAGCCTCCGCCAGGATATCGGTTCGGGGTCCCATCACGATCTTCGTTGGCGCCGGTTCGGCACGTCCTTCGATCGGGCACCAATTCACAAGGACTACGGCATGGCCATTCACTCGGGCCTGTCCGTGATGTTGGCGACGTTCATTGCGACGGCGCTCTGGATCTATACCGGTTGGCCTCAGGGCAGCGCGGCTGCGATGATGGCCGGTGTGCTCTGCTGCATCTTTTCGTCGATGGATGATCCTGCCCCGATGATGATCAAATTCGTAAACGTCGCGATCGTGACGGTGATTGCAGCTTTCGTCTTCGAGTACGGCCTGATGCCGCTGATCCACAGCTATGTCGAACTCGCTGCCGCACTCGGGTTGATGCTCGTGCCGGCGGGGCTCCTGATGACCAGGCCGTCCCTTGCTCTCTACGGCATGGGCTTTTGCGTGAATCTGCCGAACATGCTGACGCTGCAGGACCGCCTGAATCTGGATCTTGCCTCTTTCGTCAATTCGAATGGGGCAATGATCATCGGAATGGTGATTGCTTGCGGAACGACAGTTCTCGTTCGCTCGGTAGGCGCTGAATGGACGGCCTACCGGCTGCTGCGGTCCGGCTGGACCGATATCGTTGCCGCCGCACGTCGTCCCGAGGAGGTCGATTTCACGAAATTGCTTTACCGGATGGTCGATCGCCTCGGCCTCGTCGCGCCGCGTCTCGCGATGATCCCGGCCGAGTCCGCCATCGCACAGACCGATATCCTGCGGGATCTGCGCAATGGCCTCAACACGCTCGATCTGCAACGCCACAAGCAATTGGTATCGCGCGACAAACGCGAGCCGATCGAGACCGTGTTGTCGGGCATTGCAGCGCATTATCAGCGCAAGCAGCAGAGCCGCGACGCCCAACCCGACGAAAACCTGCTCAAAACGTTGGACCAGTCGCTCGCCGCATTGGTCGGGGCCGGCAGCTCTTCGGCGATCGAAGGCGCACGCCGCTCCATGACCGCGCTCCGATACACCCTCTACCCTGATGCAGCCTGCCTCCCTCAGATCGCTGCGGCTGGCGGGGGAGGAAGAACTGCAAAGGAACATGCCGCATGA